In Streptomyces capitiformicae, one genomic interval encodes:
- a CDS encoding branched-chain amino acid ABC transporter permease translates to MNELPQQLVNGLLLGSMYGLVAIGYTMVYGIVQLINFAHGEIFMLGGFGAITVYLYVLPDGTTMWVALPLMLLGGIIVAVLAAVGAERLAYRPLRSAPRLAPLITAIGLSLALQQAVWAWYPEAKESINFPQIEGGPFEIGNVTIQTGDIFLLIAAPISMAVLAYFVMKTRTGRGMQATAQDPDTAKLMGINTDRIIVIAFALGAAFAAVGAVAYGLKYGQVQFRMGFILGLKAFTAAVLGGIGNIYGAMLGGVVLGLAEALSTAYIADIPGMAQFGSQSWADVWAFVLLILVLLFRPQGLLGERVADRA, encoded by the coding sequence GTGAACGAACTGCCGCAGCAGCTGGTCAACGGCCTGCTACTAGGATCCATGTACGGGCTGGTCGCCATTGGCTACACGATGGTCTATGGCATCGTCCAGCTCATCAACTTCGCCCACGGTGAGATCTTCATGCTGGGCGGCTTCGGCGCCATCACGGTGTACCTGTACGTACTCCCCGACGGCACCACCATGTGGGTGGCACTCCCCCTCATGCTCCTCGGCGGCATCATCGTCGCCGTACTCGCCGCCGTCGGCGCCGAACGGCTCGCCTACCGCCCCCTGCGCAGCGCGCCACGCCTCGCCCCCCTCATCACCGCCATCGGCCTCTCCCTGGCACTCCAGCAGGCCGTGTGGGCGTGGTACCCGGAGGCCAAGGAGTCCATCAACTTCCCGCAGATCGAGGGCGGCCCCTTCGAGATCGGCAACGTCACCATCCAGACCGGTGACATCTTCCTGCTGATCGCCGCCCCGATCAGCATGGCGGTCCTCGCGTACTTCGTCATGAAGACCCGCACCGGGCGCGGCATGCAGGCCACCGCCCAGGACCCCGACACTGCCAAGCTCATGGGCATCAACACCGACCGCATCATCGTGATCGCCTTCGCCCTCGGCGCCGCGTTCGCCGCCGTCGGAGCCGTCGCCTACGGCCTCAAGTACGGCCAGGTCCAGTTCCGCATGGGCTTCATCCTCGGCCTCAAGGCCTTCACCGCAGCCGTCCTCGGCGGCATCGGCAACATCTACGGCGCCATGCTCGGCGGTGTCGTCCTCGGCCTCGCCGAAGCGCTGTCCACCGCCTACATCGCCGACATCCCCGGCATGGCACAGTTCGGCAGCCAGTCCTGGGCCGACGTCTGGGCGTTCGTACTCCTCATCCTCGTGCTCCTGTTCAGGCCACAGGGCCTGCTCGGCGAGCGCGTGGCGGACAGGGCGTGA
- a CDS encoding branched-chain amino acid ABC transporter permease, with protein sequence MTTQTTTSTTSAKHDSTPKGAIGIPENIGRALATGGGVLAVISTFLAWTWTAAFPGNLTVYGYPGGLQVLVLIGGALTALFGLASYGIKGLRWLTPAGADSSIKLAALGTFVTAWYTILAISIQLGGLVNLEPGGYIAAIVTLAAFLGALALPFTRPEPEIADPEDTAWEEFQLGARNTWAVVKACFATGTPAPARTLPAYAEILVIVAAMALGLIVFTYGIGTEYDELFVGFLITAGFGFGALAKSGLVARVSAITGKHRTITMTGAFLAAAAFPFTQSDDQYATIGVYILIFATVALGLNIVVGLAGLLDLGYVAFLGVGAYTAAMVSGSPSSPFDIHLPFWASALLGAVVAMIFGVIIGAPTLRLRGDYLAIVTLGFGEIFRLAVLNMDGTSGPDITNGSNGISSIPNLNIFGFDFGQEHSIGGFTIARFANYFFLMLLITLVVVVVFRRSSDSRIGRAWIAIREDETAALAMGINGFRVKLIAFALGAALAGLAGTVQAHVTYTVTPEQYQFAHVVPPNSAFLLAAVVLGGMGTISGPLVGAALLYLIPAKLQFLGDYQLFAFGLALVILMRFRPEGLIPNRRRQLEFHEEAEAPTVLSKAGA encoded by the coding sequence ATGACCACACAGACCACCACCTCCACCACCTCGGCCAAGCACGACAGCACCCCCAAGGGCGCCATCGGCATCCCCGAGAACATCGGCCGCGCCCTCGCCACCGGCGGCGGCGTCCTCGCCGTCATCTCCACCTTCCTCGCCTGGACCTGGACCGCCGCCTTCCCCGGCAACCTCACCGTCTACGGCTACCCCGGCGGCCTCCAGGTCCTCGTCCTCATCGGCGGCGCCCTCACCGCCCTGTTCGGCCTCGCCTCCTACGGCATCAAGGGCCTGCGCTGGCTCACCCCCGCCGGCGCCGACAGCTCCATCAAACTCGCCGCACTCGGCACCTTCGTCACCGCCTGGTACACGATCCTCGCGATCAGCATCCAGCTCGGCGGCCTCGTCAACCTCGAACCCGGCGGCTACATCGCCGCCATCGTCACCCTCGCCGCCTTCCTCGGCGCCCTCGCCCTGCCCTTCACCCGGCCGGAACCCGAGATCGCCGACCCCGAGGACACCGCCTGGGAAGAGTTCCAACTCGGCGCCCGCAACACCTGGGCCGTCGTCAAGGCCTGCTTCGCCACCGGCACCCCCGCCCCCGCCCGCACACTCCCCGCCTACGCCGAAATCCTCGTCATCGTCGCGGCCATGGCCCTCGGCCTGATCGTCTTCACCTACGGCATCGGCACCGAATACGACGAACTCTTCGTCGGCTTCCTCATCACCGCCGGCTTCGGCTTCGGCGCCCTCGCCAAGTCCGGGCTCGTGGCCCGGGTCTCGGCGATCACCGGCAAGCACCGCACCATCACCATGACCGGCGCGTTCCTCGCAGCCGCCGCCTTCCCCTTCACCCAGTCCGACGACCAGTACGCGACCATCGGCGTCTACATCCTGATCTTCGCCACCGTCGCACTCGGCCTCAACATCGTCGTCGGCCTCGCCGGCCTCCTCGACCTCGGATACGTCGCCTTCCTCGGCGTCGGCGCCTACACCGCGGCCATGGTCTCCGGCTCCCCCTCCTCCCCCTTCGACATCCACCTGCCGTTCTGGGCCTCCGCCCTCCTCGGCGCCGTCGTCGCCATGATCTTCGGCGTCATCATCGGCGCCCCCACCCTCCGACTGCGCGGCGACTACCTCGCCATCGTCACCCTCGGCTTCGGTGAGATCTTCCGCCTCGCCGTCCTCAACATGGACGGCACCTCCGGCCCCGACATCACCAACGGCTCCAACGGCATCTCCTCGATCCCGAACCTCAACATCTTCGGCTTCGACTTCGGCCAAGAGCACAGCATCGGCGGATTCACCATCGCGCGATTCGCCAACTACTTCTTCCTGATGCTCCTCATCACGCTCGTCGTCGTGGTGGTCTTCCGACGCAGCAGCGACTCCCGCATCGGCCGCGCCTGGATCGCCATCCGCGAGGACGAGACGGCCGCACTCGCCATGGGCATCAACGGCTTCCGCGTCAAGCTCATCGCGTTCGCACTGGGTGCCGCCCTCGCCGGCCTCGCCGGCACGGTTCAGGCCCACGTGACCTACACGGTGACGCCCGAGCAGTACCAGTTCGCCCACGTGGTCCCGCCGAACTCGGCGTTCCTCCTGGCAGCGGTCGTCCTCGGCGGCATGGGCACCATCAGCGGCCCTCTCGTCGGTGCCGCACTGCTCTACCTCATCCCCGCCAAGCTCCAGTTCCTCGGCGACTACCAGCTCTTCGCCTTCGGCCTGGCACTCGTGATCCTCATGCGCTTCCGCCCCGAGGGCCTCATCCCCAACCGGCGCCGCCAGCTGGAATTCCACGAAGAGGCCGAAGCACCCACAGTCCTCAGCAAGGCAGGGGCCTGA
- a CDS encoding ABC transporter ATP-binding protein: MTTDTTTKGTTATGETVLDARGVTMRFGGLTAVRNVNLTVNSGEIVGLIGPNGAGKTTFFNCLTGLYIPTEGEVRYKGQVLPPKSFKVTAAGIARTFQNIRLFANMTVLENVLVGRHTRTKEGLWSALLRGPGFHKAEAASRERAMELLEFVGLDAKAEHLARNLPYGEQRKLEIARALASEPGLLLLDEPTAGMNPQETRATEELVFAIRDKGIAVLVIEHDMRFIFNLCDRVAVLVQGEKLVEGDSATVQGDERVVAAYLGEPFEDAPGKEEVAEVEAAEAHAEASTDAAPGKENDR, translated from the coding sequence ATGACCACCGACACCACCACCAAGGGCACCACCGCCACCGGTGAGACCGTGCTCGACGCCCGCGGCGTCACCATGCGCTTCGGCGGCCTCACCGCCGTACGCAACGTCAACCTCACCGTCAACAGCGGCGAGATCGTCGGACTCATCGGCCCCAACGGCGCCGGCAAGACGACCTTCTTCAACTGCCTCACCGGCCTCTACATCCCCACCGAAGGCGAAGTCCGGTACAAGGGCCAGGTCCTGCCACCCAAGTCCTTCAAGGTCACCGCGGCCGGCATCGCGCGCACGTTCCAGAACATCCGACTGTTCGCCAACATGACAGTCCTGGAAAACGTGCTCGTCGGCCGCCACACAAGGACCAAGGAGGGCCTGTGGTCCGCGCTGCTGCGCGGCCCCGGCTTCCACAAGGCCGAGGCGGCCTCCCGCGAACGGGCCATGGAACTCCTGGAGTTCGTCGGCCTCGACGCCAAGGCCGAACACCTCGCCCGCAACCTCCCCTACGGCGAACAGCGCAAACTGGAGATCGCGCGAGCGCTCGCCAGCGAGCCCGGCCTGCTCCTGCTCGACGAGCCCACAGCAGGCATGAACCCCCAGGAGACGCGGGCCACCGAGGAACTCGTCTTCGCCATCCGCGACAAGGGCATCGCCGTCCTCGTCATCGAGCACGACATGCGGTTCATCTTCAACCTCTGCGACCGCGTCGCCGTCCTCGTCCAGGGCGAAAAACTCGTCGAAGGCGACAGCGCCACCGTCCAGGGCGACGAACGCGTCGTCGCCGCCTACCTCGGCGAACCCTTCGAAGACGCACCCGGCAAGGAGGAAGTCGCGGAAGTCGAGGCCGCCGAAGCACACGCCGAGGCCTCCACGGACGCCGCGCCCGGCAAGGAGAACGACCGATGA
- a CDS encoding ABC transporter ATP-binding protein: MTALLEVEDLRVAYGKIEAVKGISFKVNAGEVVTLIGTNGAGKTTTLRTLSGLLKPAGGQIKFNGRSLKKIPAHNIVSLGLAHSPEGRHIFPRMTIEDNLRLGAFLRSDKPGIEKDIQRAYDLFPILGERRKQAAGTLSGGEQQMLAMGRALMSQPKLLMLDEPSMGLSPIMMQKIMATIAELKSQGTTILLVEQNAQAALSLADQGHVMEIGKIVLSGTGSDLLVDESVRKAYLGED, from the coding sequence ATGACCGCACTGCTCGAAGTCGAAGACCTCCGGGTCGCCTACGGCAAGATCGAAGCCGTCAAAGGCATCTCCTTCAAGGTCAACGCCGGCGAAGTCGTCACCCTCATCGGCACCAACGGCGCCGGCAAGACCACAACCCTGCGCACCCTGTCCGGTCTCCTGAAGCCCGCCGGCGGCCAGATCAAGTTCAACGGCAGATCGCTCAAGAAGATCCCCGCGCACAACATCGTCTCGCTCGGACTCGCCCACTCCCCCGAAGGGCGGCACATCTTCCCGCGCATGACCATCGAGGACAACCTCCGCCTCGGTGCGTTCCTGCGCAGCGACAAGCCCGGCATCGAGAAGGACATCCAGCGCGCCTACGACCTCTTCCCCATCCTGGGAGAGCGCCGCAAGCAGGCCGCCGGAACCCTCTCGGGTGGTGAGCAGCAGATGCTGGCCATGGGCCGCGCGCTCATGTCCCAGCCCAAGCTCCTCATGCTCGACGAGCCCTCCATGGGCCTCTCCCCGATCATGATGCAGAAGATCATGGCCACCATCGCCGAGCTGAAGTCCCAGGGCACGACCATCCTGCTCGTCGAGCAGAACGCCCAAGCGGCGCTCTCCCTCGCCGACCAGGGCCACGTCATGGAAATCGGCAAGATCGTCCTCTCCGGCACGGGCTCCGACCTGCTGGTCGACGAGTCGGTCCGCAAGGCGTACCTCGGCGAGGACTAG
- a CDS encoding ANTAR domain-containing response regulator, which yields MTAPESPQPVDAPDDDKSHVPPLTTRVVIAEDEALIRLDLKEMLEEEGYSVVGEAGDGEQAIELAREHQPDLVILDVKMPKMDGISAAEKIAEERIAPVLMLTAFSQRDLVERARDAGAMAYLVKPFSKSDVVPAIEMAVSRFTELKELEKEVADLTLRLETRKLVDRAKSILQTEYGLTEPAAFRWIQKTSMDRRMSMQQVAEAVIQDAEEKKAAKG from the coding sequence GTGACCGCCCCCGAGTCGCCCCAGCCCGTAGACGCGCCCGACGACGACAAGTCGCACGTGCCTCCGCTGACGACCCGTGTCGTCATCGCCGAGGACGAGGCGTTGATCCGCCTCGACCTGAAGGAGATGCTCGAAGAGGAGGGCTACAGCGTCGTAGGCGAGGCCGGTGACGGTGAGCAGGCCATCGAGCTGGCCCGGGAGCACCAGCCGGATCTTGTGATCCTCGATGTGAAGATGCCCAAGATGGATGGCATCTCCGCCGCCGAGAAGATCGCCGAGGAGCGCATCGCGCCCGTGCTGATGCTGACGGCGTTCTCGCAGCGCGACCTCGTCGAGCGTGCTCGGGATGCCGGTGCGATGGCGTACCTCGTGAAGCCGTTCAGCAAGAGTGATGTCGTGCCGGCGATCGAGATGGCGGTGTCCCGGTTCACGGAGTTGAAGGAGTTGGAGAAGGAGGTCGCCGACCTCACCCTCCGTCTGGAGACCCGCAAGCTCGTGGACCGGGCGAAGTCGATTCTGCAGACCGAGTACGGGCTGACGGAGCCGGCGGCCTTCCGGTGGATTCAGAAGACCTCCATGGACCGTCGTATGTCGATGCAGCAGGTCGCGGAGGCGGTCATTCAGGACGCCGAGGAGAAGAAGGCCGCGAAGGGCTGA
- a CDS encoding helix-turn-helix domain-containing protein encodes MEQHSPSIRAQAVALMRQGVPNRVVAEHLNIPRGTIGWWRSEDRRKRGEEYEQPTDCPQCTGRTFDAAAYAYLLGLYLGDGHIISKRKQHHLSVFCNATQTGLISAAAEAMRKVMPQPNVSQRHKTGCVEVNSYTRHWVCMFPQHGPGKKHARRITLEPWQQDIVDAHPWEFVRGLIHSDGCRITNWTTRLVSGERKRYEYPRYFFTNVSDDIRQLYTDTLDKLGVKWTQCTRNGNPYNISVAKKASVALMDTHVGPKY; translated from the coding sequence ATGGAACAGCACAGTCCTTCGATCCGCGCCCAAGCCGTCGCACTGATGCGCCAGGGCGTCCCTAACCGCGTCGTCGCGGAGCATCTCAACATCCCGCGCGGGACCATCGGCTGGTGGCGCAGTGAGGACCGCAGAAAGCGGGGCGAAGAGTACGAGCAGCCAACGGACTGCCCCCAATGCACAGGGCGCACATTCGATGCAGCGGCGTACGCCTACCTGCTCGGGCTCTATCTCGGCGACGGCCACATCATCTCGAAGCGCAAGCAGCACCACCTGTCCGTCTTCTGCAACGCAACCCAGACCGGCCTAATCTCGGCTGCTGCGGAGGCCATGCGCAAGGTGATGCCGCAACCCAACGTCAGCCAGCGCCACAAGACCGGCTGCGTCGAGGTGAACTCGTACACGAGGCACTGGGTCTGTATGTTCCCCCAGCACGGCCCAGGCAAAAAGCACGCGCGCCGGATCACCCTCGAACCCTGGCAGCAGGACATCGTCGACGCCCACCCCTGGGAGTTCGTCCGGGGCCTCATCCACTCAGACGGCTGCCGTATCACCAACTGGACGACCCGACTCGTCAGCGGTGAGCGCAAGCGCTACGAGTACCCCCGCTACTTCTTTACCAACGTCTCTGACGACATCCGGCAGCTCTATACGGACACCCTCGACAAGCTCGGCGTCAAGTGGACGCAGTGCACCCGCAACGGCAACCCCTACAACATCTCCGTCGCCAAGAAGGCCTCCGTCGCCCTCATGGACACGCACGTAGGCCCCAAGTACTGA
- the pyk gene encoding pyruvate kinase has translation MRRAKIVCTLGPATDSYDQIKALVEVGMDIARFNLSHGDHAEHEERYHHVRKAADETGRSVGILADLQGPKIRLGRFLEGPVLLERDDTFTITVEAGVEGNGEVCGTTHLGLATDVTTGERILVDDGKVTLEVTAVDGPRVHTKVVEGGVISDNKGLNLPGVAVSVPALSEKDEQDLRWALRTGFDIIALSFVRSGRDIEDVHRIMDEEGRRLPVIAKVEKPQAVDAIDDIVAAFDGIMVARGDLGVEMPLEQVPLVQKRAIKLAKRNAKPVIVATQMLESMIKNSRPTRAEASDVANAVLDGTDAVMLSGETSVGKYAVETVRTMSKIVAAAEEDMLSKGLPPLTEHNKPRTQGGAVARAAAEIGDFLNAKFLVAFSQSGDTARRLSRYRSPIPLLAFTPDPATRSQLSLTWGVETFLGPRVDSTDAMVDQVDELLLKYGRCKKGDVVVITAGSPPGVAGSTNMVRVHHIGEDDSPK, from the coding sequence ATGCGCCGAGCAAAGATCGTCTGCACCCTCGGGCCCGCCACCGACTCGTACGACCAGATCAAAGCCCTGGTCGAAGTCGGAATGGACATCGCCCGCTTCAACCTCAGCCACGGCGACCACGCCGAACACGAGGAGCGCTACCACCACGTCCGCAAGGCCGCCGACGAAACCGGACGCAGCGTCGGCATACTCGCCGACCTTCAAGGCCCGAAGATCCGCCTCGGCCGATTCCTCGAAGGCCCCGTACTCCTTGAACGCGACGACACCTTCACCATCACCGTGGAGGCTGGCGTCGAGGGCAACGGCGAAGTATGCGGCACGACGCACCTGGGTCTGGCAACTGATGTCACGACCGGGGAACGCATCCTCGTCGACGACGGCAAGGTCACGCTGGAAGTCACAGCGGTAGACGGCCCCCGCGTCCACACGAAGGTGGTCGAAGGCGGCGTCATCTCCGACAACAAAGGCCTGAACCTCCCCGGAGTCGCCGTCTCCGTCCCCGCCCTCTCGGAAAAGGACGAGCAAGACCTCCGCTGGGCCCTGCGCACGGGCTTCGACATCATCGCGCTGTCGTTCGTCCGATCCGGCCGGGACATCGAGGACGTCCACCGGATCATGGACGAGGAGGGCCGTCGACTCCCCGTCATCGCCAAGGTGGAGAAACCACAGGCAGTGGACGCGATCGACGACATCGTCGCCGCCTTCGACGGCATCATGGTCGCGCGCGGTGACCTCGGCGTGGAGATGCCGTTGGAACAGGTCCCCCTGGTCCAGAAGCGAGCCATCAAACTGGCCAAGCGCAACGCCAAGCCGGTCATCGTCGCCACCCAGATGCTCGAATCGATGATCAAGAACTCCCGCCCGACCCGGGCGGAGGCGAGCGATGTCGCCAACGCGGTGCTCGACGGTACGGACGCGGTGATGCTGTCGGGCGAGACGAGTGTGGGCAAGTACGCGGTGGAGACGGTCCGCACGATGTCGAAGATCGTCGCGGCGGCGGAGGAGGACATGCTGTCCAAGGGCCTCCCACCCTTGACCGAACACAACAAGCCCCGCACCCAGGGCGGCGCGGTCGCCCGCGCGGCGGCGGAGATCGGCGACTTCCTGAACGCCAAGTTCCTGGTCGCGTTCAGCCAGAGCGGCGACACGGCCCGCCGCCTGTCGCGTTACCGGTCGCCCATCCCTCTGCTGGCCTTCACCCCCGACCCGGCGACGCGTTCGCAGTTGAGCCTGACGTGGGGCGTGGAGACCTTCCTCGGCCCGCGCGTGGATTCGACGGACGCGATGGTCGACCAGGTGGATGAGCTGCTGCTGAAGTACGGCCGCTGCAAGAAGGGTGACGTGGTGGTCATTACGGCGGGCTCGCCGCCCGGGGTCGCGGGCTCGACGAACATGGTGCGGGTGCATCACATTGGGGAGGACGACAGTCCCAAGTAG
- a CDS encoding SIMPL domain-containing protein, whose amino-acid sequence MTTSPEEAQPAAVPYGTPDQPRIAVRGEAHLEVDPEIARIEVTVLARGKDRRTALDDLTRRNTTVLDLIKTYGEAIERLETGAFSITPQLKDKSRGERVHAYHGRAHISAELTDFTALGELTTHLADLDLTRVDGPWWSLRPTSPAHKHARQQAVHEAVQRAREYAEALGTTLAALIELADIGAEDNNQPFYAAAPARSMAAVEDAPAPLDLEPQRQHVYAQVNARFTMLPPQL is encoded by the coding sequence ATGACCACCAGCCCAGAGGAAGCCCAACCCGCCGCCGTCCCCTACGGCACCCCCGACCAACCCCGCATCGCAGTCCGCGGCGAAGCCCACCTCGAAGTCGACCCCGAAATCGCCCGCATCGAAGTCACCGTCCTCGCCCGAGGCAAAGACCGCCGCACCGCCCTCGACGACCTCACCCGCCGCAACACCACCGTCCTCGACCTCATCAAAACCTACGGCGAAGCAATCGAACGCCTCGAAACAGGCGCCTTCTCCATCACCCCCCAACTCAAGGACAAAAGCCGCGGCGAACGCGTCCACGCCTACCACGGCCGCGCCCACATCAGTGCCGAACTCACCGACTTCACCGCCCTCGGCGAACTCACCACCCACCTCGCCGACCTCGACCTCACCCGAGTCGACGGCCCCTGGTGGTCCCTCCGCCCCACCTCACCCGCCCACAAACACGCACGACAACAAGCCGTACACGAAGCCGTACAACGCGCGAGGGAGTACGCCGAAGCCCTGGGCACCACCCTCGCGGCCCTGATCGAACTCGCCGACATCGGCGCCGAGGACAACAACCAACCCTTCTACGCCGCCGCCCCCGCCCGCAGCATGGCCGCCGTCGAAGACGCCCCCGCCCCCCTCGACCTCGAACCCCAACGCCAACACGTCTACGCCCAGGTCAACGCCCGCTTCACCATGCTGCCGCCCCAACTGTGA
- a CDS encoding bifunctional metallophosphatase/5'-nucleotidase, whose amino-acid sequence MALNRRKFLKKSAVTGAGVAIAGAAVAPSAQAAEVQADGKKAPKRYKFTVMGTTDLHGNVFNWDYFTDKEFDDRAHNDVGLAKISTLVNQVRKEKGRRNTLLIDAGDTIQGTQLSYYYAKVDPITAKGGPVHPMAQAMNAIDYDAAALGNHEFNYGIPVLRKFQEQCRFPLLGANALDAKTLRPAFPPYSMHRLCTPHGRDVRVAVLGLTNPGIAIWDKANVQGKMTFPGLEEQAAKWVPKLRSMGADVVIVSAHSGSSGTSSYGDQLPYIENAAGLVAEQVPGIDAILVGHAHTEIPEYFVTNKETGKQVVLSEPLKWGQRLTLFDFDLVWSKGRWTVEKVAAQVLNSNTVEEDPEIVKMLGDEHEKVVAYVNQVIGTNAAEMRSVEAPYKDVPIIDLINHIQADTVKQALASTEYSSLPVLSQAAAFSRSAVIPAGNVTIRDVAGLYVFENTLEARLMTGAQMKAYLEYSANYFVQTAADAVIDPAKLTNANGTPDYNYDAVSGLTYEIDIAKPAGSRVTNVRFEGAPLADDKQFVFAVNNYRANGGGNFPHVAAAQLLWSNSDEIRNTMIAWVKAKGSIDPAAFASVDWKLTRNGTPVF is encoded by the coding sequence ATGGCCTTGAATCGCCGGAAGTTTCTGAAGAAGTCTGCTGTGACCGGTGCGGGGGTGGCCATCGCCGGTGCGGCCGTGGCGCCGAGTGCGCAGGCCGCGGAGGTGCAGGCTGACGGGAAGAAGGCCCCGAAGCGGTACAAGTTCACCGTGATGGGGACGACCGATCTGCACGGCAATGTCTTCAACTGGGACTACTTCACGGACAAGGAGTTCGACGACAGGGCGCACAACGACGTCGGTCTGGCGAAGATCTCGACGCTGGTGAACCAGGTCCGTAAGGAGAAGGGCCGCCGGAACACGCTGCTGATCGACGCGGGCGACACGATCCAGGGCACGCAGCTGTCGTACTACTACGCGAAGGTCGACCCGATCACCGCCAAGGGTGGTCCGGTGCACCCGATGGCGCAGGCGATGAACGCGATCGACTACGACGCGGCCGCGCTGGGCAACCACGAGTTCAACTACGGCATTCCGGTGCTGCGGAAGTTCCAGGAGCAGTGCCGTTTCCCGCTGCTGGGCGCGAACGCGCTGGACGCGAAGACGCTGCGGCCGGCCTTCCCGCCGTACAGCATGCACCGGCTGTGTACGCCGCACGGTCGTGATGTGAGGGTGGCGGTCCTCGGCCTGACGAACCCGGGTATCGCGATCTGGGACAAGGCGAATGTGCAGGGGAAGATGACGTTCCCGGGGCTGGAGGAGCAGGCGGCGAAGTGGGTGCCGAAGCTGCGGTCGATGGGTGCGGATGTCGTCATCGTGTCGGCGCACAGTGGTTCGTCGGGGACGTCGTCGTACGGTGATCAGCTGCCGTACATCGAGAACGCGGCGGGGCTGGTGGCCGAGCAGGTTCCCGGTATCGACGCGATTCTCGTGGGGCATGCGCACACGGAGATTCCGGAGTACTTCGTCACCAACAAGGAGACCGGCAAGCAGGTTGTGCTGTCGGAGCCTTTGAAGTGGGGGCAGCGGCTGACGCTGTTCGACTTCGACCTGGTGTGGAGCAAGGGTCGTTGGACGGTCGAGAAGGTGGCGGCGCAGGTTCTCAACTCCAACACGGTGGAGGAGGACCCGGAGATCGTGAAGATGCTCGGTGACGAGCACGAGAAGGTCGTGGCGTACGTCAACCAGGTGATCGGTACGAACGCCGCGGAGATGAGGTCGGTGGAGGCGCCGTACAAGGACGTCCCGATCATCGATCTGATCAACCACATTCAGGCCGACACGGTGAAGCAGGCGCTGGCATCGACGGAGTACTCGTCGCTGCCGGTGTTGTCGCAGGCGGCGGCGTTCTCGCGGAGTGCGGTCATTCCGGCGGGCAATGTCACCATTCGGGACGTGGCCGGTCTGTATGTCTTCGAGAACACGCTGGAGGCGCGTCTGATGACGGGTGCGCAGATGAAGGCGTATCTGGAGTACTCGGCGAACTACTTCGTGCAGACGGCGGCGGACGCGGTGATCGACCCGGCGAAGCTGACGAACGCGAACGGTACGCCGGACTACAACTACGACGCGGTGAGTGGTCTGACGTATGAGATCGACATCGCGAAGCCGGCGGGGTCGCGGGTGACGAATGTGCGGTTCGAGGGTGCGCCGCTGGCGGACGACAAGCAGTTCGTGTTCGCGGTGAACAACTACCGGGCCAACGGCGGCGGTAACTTCCCGCATGTCGCCGCGGCCCAGCTGTTGTGGTCGAACTCGGACGAGATCCGTAACACGATGATCGCCTGGGTGAAGGCGAAGGGGTCGATCGATCCGGCGGCGTTCGCGTCGGTGGACTGGAAGCTGACGCGGAACGGTACGCCGGTCTTCTAG
- a CDS encoding SGNH/GDSL hydrolase family protein, with product MKPEPGKLPTAADLNTGLTTLADRRHAAGLTAIGSTSGPYLGDDHPFDCDHRHRRRRRGPRPTTRIRDDFNSGDGLHVNDAGAKAIADAVDPSPLEL from the coding sequence GTGAAACCCGAACCCGGCAAACTCCCCACCGCCGCCGACCTCAACACGGGCCTGACCACCCTCGCCGACCGCCGTCACGCCGCCGGGCTCACCGCCATCGGCTCCACCAGCGGCCCCTACCTCGGCGACGACCACCCCTTCGACTGCGATCATCGACATCGCCGCCGCCGTCGCGGACCCCGACCAACCACCAGAATCCGCGACGACTTCAACAGCGGCGACGGCCTCCACGTCAACGACGCCGGCGCGAAAGCCATCGCCGACGCCGTCGACCCGTCACCCCTGGAGCTCTAG